Proteins encoded together in one Hevea brasiliensis isolate MT/VB/25A 57/8 unplaced genomic scaffold, ASM3005281v1 Scaf91, whole genome shotgun sequence window:
- the LOC110642527 gene encoding uncharacterized protein LOC110642527, translating to MRRAHDCLSWGKRKRQEAENIKLIQNKQYGRADDEYDFEDGPCRKSTKKVATQQERCLFCFENPNQPKHLVVSIANFTYLMLPQWQPVVPGHCFILPMQHESATRSVDNYVWEEIRNFKKCLIMMFAKQGKDLVFLETVMGLAQQRRHCLIECIPLPQKIAKQAPLYFKKAIEEAEHEWSQHNAKKLIDTSVKGLHGSVPKGLPLLPC from the exons ATGAGGAGAGCTCACGATTGTTTATCCTGGGGAAAACGGAAAAGACAGGAGGCTGAGAACATAAAGCTAATCCAGAATAAACAATATGGTCGGGCAGATGATGAATATGATTTTGAAGATGGACCATGCCGAAAGTCTACGAAGAAGGTTGCAACTCAGCAAGAGCGTTGCCTTTTTTGCTTTGAGAATCCTAATCAGCCAAAACACCTTGTTGTGTCTATTGCAAACTTCACGTATTTGATGTTGCCACAGTGGCAGCCTGTTGTTCCAGGCCATTGTTTTATCTTACCAATGCAG CATGAATCAGCCACAAGGAGTGTTGATAATTATGTATGGGAAGAAATTCGCAATTTCAAGAAATGCCTTATAATGATGTTTGCGAAACAAGGGAAGGATTTAGTGTTCCTTGAAACAGTAATGGGGTTGGCACAACAACGTCGTCACTGTTTAATTGAGTGCATTCCCCTGCCACAAAAAATTGCTAAACAGGCCCCTCTCTACTTTAAAAAG GCAATTGAAGAAGCTGAACATGAGTGGAGCCAGCACAATGCAAAGAAGCTGATTGATACAAGTGTTAAGGGGTTGCATGGTTCTGTCCCCAAAGGACTTCCCTTACTTCCATGTTGA